The genomic region CCGACCCGATCTGTTTCGACCCGCtatgaaactttgtttgtttgtgtttacttgttttacattacccgacccgacccgctatgaaccgattttttttatatagctaggggtctaaaatctttaaaaaaattcCGCACCCCCAGGAAAAAAATCCTGGGCCCGCCACTGGACATGAATGGAATGTTACACCACCCCTCgcttgatccaccatggtttgcatagATTAAACCATGACAACTATAGTCCCCCTTtgcatttttcaagaaatcacttactttttctttagacaaagacaaattaaaataaataaggggctagtggtttgggccatgaccacacccttaaggtagtggttttggatggtggattagaggtgggtTACATGGCACTAACGTGTAGGGTCATGGTGGTCAGATGGATCATGACCACACCATATAGACTAATGGAAAATGAAAAAAACGCAAAATTTAAAACTCAAAACATACAAAATGATCAACCGAGCGTTGGTAACAACTCAagaccaccaacaccaccattcCAAAATTGTGGCCAAAATCACAACAACCAACAGACACCCACACCTCCACATCAAAACCAGAATAGACATAACCCATTACCACCCAACCTCAACAACCGAAATGTTAACCCCAACCGTGGAGTTAACCAAAATCGTGGCAATCCTGCGAATGAAGATCAATTCCTCAATCTCGATGATTTGAGGAATGTTATTCCCGATGACGAACCAtttagtgttcccggttatcaatcaccGGAACATGTGAGTATTCACTCGGAATACTCGGATGACGCAGGAAATTACGATGAGAGGGTTGAAGACGATATATGGGGTGATGTTAATGCGAAGAACCTTTATAACGCTCGGGGGTTTGAGAATGAAGACTttggctatcaaaatgccaaTTACGTGGGAAACAACGAGGGTTACGGATATGGCCGAAATGACAGGTACGACAACAACCGTCAATCACGAAACAACAACCAAAGGAACCAGGATGACGGTTattataacaataacaataatgttAACCGTAAACGGATTCCCCAATTCGTGGGTGGCGGTAATCAAGGTGGTGATAGAGGTGGTTATAGAAGAGGTAACCGAAGACCGGGGGATTAAGAAGTTAATGGTCCACGCCGtcatccgcaacaggccccaagAGGTGTTAATAGGCGATTTAGACTGGTGGTCACCGAAAACGATTCACCGATTATTCCTCCTCCTCAAGGAGTGAGGTCCTTTGAATGCAAACCGAATTACATCAACATCTTACCTCACTTCAATGGTGGGACGAATGACGAACCGTACACTCACTTAGCGAAATTCTCCGCGATATGTGGCACAATCAAGGGCCACAATTTCGAGATAGAGGAAGTCAAGCTAAGGCTATTTCAGTTCTCATTGAATGACAAAGCTAAGCAGTGGTTCCTTACACTCCCAACCAATAGTAGGCGTACTTGGGCAGAAATGCAACAAATATTCCTTGATGAATAATATTTGATAGCCAAGACCGACAAAGCACGAGATGAGATTCAGTCATTTCGACAGTTTTCGGGGGAATTGCTACACGAGGCTCTTATTCGTTTTAAGGAGTTGGTTCGGAAATGCCCTCACCATCAAATTCCGAGGTGGGAGTTATTGAAGTGTTGAGTAAGGGGGTTAGATGTCGATGATCACAAATACTTGCAATCGGCAAGTAATGCCACATTGTTGAACACTCATGAGGAGgatgattgggaatttttggagaggATGAATAAGAATTCAAAGGCGGTTGCTATGGCGGATCGAGCCAAAAAGCATCCTGTTTCCCGATCTCTTCCCGATCTTGATTCGAGTGCTAGGGATCGAATCGCCACATTAGAGCGGGAGTTGGCCCGTATGAAGAAAAAGGATGTGGGGGCGGTACAATATGTTGTGTGTGAAGAATGTGGTGACATCGGTCACCGGACCAAAAAGGATATGGGGGCCTCGAATTAAATGAACCCGAACTTTCAATCAGGAAATCAATGTGGTAATCAAGGTGGCTCATCATATTAAAACCGACAAGGCGGTAATCAAAGGGGTTACCAAAGAGATTACAATCAAAATGGTAACGGGTCGGCGAATAAtcatggtggtggtgatgatttGAGTGCTAAGATGGATGTCATGTTGAACATGATGAAAGAAACGAGGAAAGAGAATGAGGTGCGAGACAAGTCGCACGAAGCATTGGCAAAACAAGTGGGTCAACTTACAGAAGCAATGGCCCAAATGAGAGGAAGTGGAGGAAGACTCCCAAGTGACACTACGGTGAACCCAAAGCATTAAAGCTCAAGCACGAGCAATGTGAGGAATGTGCACATTAGCGTGGTAAGTCTTCTTTCAAATGAGGTTCATAGTGCAAAAGCATTCCACCACCACAATTTGTTGATGGTGTAGTGGAAAATGTAAGTGATGAGTCTAAAagcgaacatgaacaagaaacaATTTCACAACCTAAAATTAAAAAGGACAAGTCAAAAAATTCCTTTTGtgaaagttgtttaaatgaattgtgatgtgcgtgaagtgtgatataatttagatgtatatttaagccctttttacacttttagccaagttttaaatttataaaacacgatatttactaacactaaacacacatatgggcaagtgtacccatcgtggacgtagtatagtgttggtaagataccgaggtcgtccaaggacacaagagcttttagtaccgatttatcctcaacgtctaatcaaatcaaaaagaagttataaaagatttttaaactaagaaaataaaaactaactaaatgctgaaaaataaaataaaataaaaacagatagacaagatgaatcacttggatccgacttgtgtattagtataacctttgattattttcgcacttttgcacttgtttaagagattatcttagttattgtagtaggcccctcttttgaaggcgacgttaccctcaacccagtagtttgagtcagcaaggatacaatgctaaagggttggattattggaagataatgaattaagttattaatgcaaattatggtaggccccgcttttggcggtgacgttaccctcgactaagtagtctgagtcagcagggatacagtcctaaatagccaggttatagtattaatagtagttaacttatgagggggtcaaagagtttggatccccgccatccaatacctatgggcattgaaggagatcttactgaatttgacccaggtcccttgcaggacctctaaacgctgaacaagggcaagacccttaccaaaccgttcccttaacccccgaccaggtagccaacatacctccatatagaccgtggagatatgaatggtgaaaatcttttattttatatagacagtaaaataatgccaatacaccacggacaaacgataaggaaagatcaccttcaacataagtaactagttattaaagtcattaatacaaaaccaaataaaaagtgcaaaagattaaaaataaaaagtattatactaaacacttgtcttcaccaagtgatgtaagagacttaggcaaacatggccttgattgtcaagaactcttacgatcaatcttggatcccgagacgactcacacactctacgatggacaatggatgatggtgttgtgatggtggtgggtggtggatgaagtgtgagagaggtggtgtgccaagggatgagttgaaatgaaaccaagcactcctatttataggctgaacagaaggctgggcacggccccgtgtccgctggacacgcccccatgcctgtctgacactctctcccttcattaattgtaattcgcaattacaattaatgcgcctgctgtactttcgccacgcccctgtgctcactggacacggccccgtggtgggcaatagaatcttctataggtttgtcttttctgctgcttcttgggcacggccccgtgctggctgagcacggggcgtgttcagtcttctgacttctcttttctgcttgggaagatgccgttgaggggtcgggcaatccacttttgttccttttcttgtatttatgttagatttagctgtctttttgcttcttttgtgaatttgagctcattttatcctgaaaatacaaaaggaagacaaaaacactctttttccaacattagtacttaaaaagggttagttttatgcctcaattgatgtaatttatatgttgcattttacacacatcaaatacccccacacttgaacttttgcttgtcctcaagcaaaactctttaatatgtggctcacactcccaaatggaatgggtagaagagaaggttttttggcttgtcatagagtgtcgggaatccaagatctttttgggttttatttttatttattcacaatcctattcgttatgatttgttcagaacgtttcataggagaaattactaatttgggcataacatgccttttttaaaattccatttatatacaagttcacatacctcacgggagaaatcactcacactcggccgaaggtgtatttttagtgaatcactcgagagtggcgtggaacttattcctaccataagctttccaagcaatcaatcctcctcctttttaacttgttacctttgtaagtatcaagaggactttttgggtataggcttgggctaaaggtgggtgaatgggttagtagaaaatggcgaaaagcgtaaaaagcgtcggttttcgtaaaacactttgttttagtgactttttattccgaagtatttctccaaacaagcttttgttttaatagctttgtttgtttatttctaacttcatcgatttttttagtcacacgaaaaaccgagcttgttactaaaataaagggtgaaaataaaaagggtttttggtgggtgaaaaggttttagggtaaagaaatgaaaggtttaggctcaaaggggttaactagggggattttgggtaggtggtaagaaaaattgaaaaataatggtgtagaaagaaaaatggttagtcctaatgcctccatcatttacttacttgggtttaagttggtaaggaccgggaatgaatcgtcgtggcaagttctagagtcataagaaccaagcggctattcacacaagaaacgaaaaatgagcatttagtctaaagatgtaaatttgtatgctcaataaaggctcaaaactcacttttatgggaatgggtttttatgtgatcaagtatatataatcgaattttaaccaagcttgtcatgccgtttcataattttcttatgttggttctttttatcacgacgctatcggttgtaaatttgtaaaaatataacctttttagaacttgttattcccaaattaaaccaagacaagtaaaaaaaacgaaaagtttttgaaaaaaaatttgggtgattagcggttccaatagagttttgtgtaaggcttgttaataggacttgcaaaatttcaaggttttagcttcccccccacacttaaattacacattgtcctcaatgtgtcccaaaaataatttttaggttgattggatatgtaatgtggtgttaaaaagcaaagatttatgttactggcagtctggacacgaccccgtggggaccggacacggccccgtgttcaggtgccagtaacaaaaattaaagaaaagagacAGGAGCCTGGACACGAGGgtgtgtctggtgaacacggcccgtgtccagttacctgaactgggcatttttctgcaggggcttcagcacggggccgtgttggttggacacggcccgtgttgaaccttctgtaatggagaaatttatgtcgggttgccttgttcttgtgtaTGGGACcattttctcgttccccttttcatcctttaccaccatgagtgtgttttattcctgcaaattaaaactaaaaagattaaactaaactaaggatagttccgcggaatgcctccgtggtgcgccacgtttataagggtccttggctagacccaatgtgaggttatatattttctgagtgggatgtttggcatcccatgttacaccgtcggagagcaccatccaaactcgaatcaataaccttcatgtagttgaccgggtcgtcttctattctcttcccaactccgaattttacttcatcatccctgtacctcaaggtgagtgttccgtcattcatatctaccactgcttgtgcggtggcaagaaatggtctccctagtatgagggggacctcggtgtcttcctccatatcgagtatgacaaagtcggNNNNNNNNNNNNNNNNNNNNNNNNNNNNNNNNNNNNNNNNNNNNNNNNNNNNNNNNNNNNNNNNNNNNNNNNNNNNNNNNNNNNNNNNNNNNNNNNNNNNNNNNNNNNNNNNNNNNNNNNNNNNNNNNNNNNNNNNNNNNNNNNNNNNNNNNNNNNNNNNNNNNNNNNNNNNNNNNNNNNNNNNNNNNNNNNNNNNNNNNNNNNNNNNNNNNNNNNNNNNNNNNNNNNNNNNNNNNNNNNNNNNNNNNNNNNNNNNNNNNNNNNNNNNNNNNNNNNNNNNNNNNNNNNNNNNNNNNNNNNNNNNNNNNNNNNNNNNNNNNNNNNNNNNNNNNNNNNNNNNNNNNNNNNNNNNNNNNNNNNNNNNNNNNNNNNNNNNNNNNNNNNNNNNNNNNNNNNNNNNNNNNNNNNNNNNNNNNNNNNNNNNNNNNNNNNNNNNNNNNNNNNNNNNNNNNNNNNNNNNNNNNNNNNNNNNNNNNNNNNNNNNNNNNNNNNNNNNNNNNNNNNNNNNNNNNNNNNNNNNNNNNNNNNNNNNNNNNNNNNNNNNNNNNNNNNNNNNNNNNNNNNNNNNNNNNNNNNNNNNNNNNNNNNNNNNNNNNNNNNNNNNNNNNNNNNNNNNNNNNNNNNNNNNNNNNNNNNNNNNNNNNNNNNNNNNNNNNNNNNNNNNNNNNNNNNNNNNNNNNNNNNNNNNNNNNNNNNNNNNNNNNNNNNNNNNNNNNNNNNNNNNNNNNNNNNNNNNNNNNNNNNNNNNNNNNNNNNNNNNNNNNNNNNNNNNNNNNNNNNNNNNNNNNNNNNNNNNNNNNNNNNNNNNNNNNNNNNNNNNNNNNNNNNNNNNNNNNNNNNNNNNNNNNNNNNNNNNNNNNNNNNNNNNNNNNNNNNNNNNNNNNNNNNNNNNNNNNNNNNNNNNNNNNNNNNNNNNNNNNNNNNNNNNNNNNNNNNNNNNNNNNNNNNNNNNNNNNNNNNNNNNNNNNNNNNNNNNNNNNNNNNNNNNNNNNNNNNNNNNNNNNNNNNNNNNNNNNNNNNNNNNNNNNNNNNNNNNNNNNNNNNNNNNNNNNNNNNNNNNNNNNNNNNNNNNNNNNNNNNNNNNNNNNNNNNNNNNNNNNNNNNNNNNNNNNNNNNNNNNNNNNNNNNNNNNNNNNNNNNNNNNNNNNNNNNNNNNNNNNNNNNNNNNNNNNNNNNNNNNNNNNNNNNNNNNNNNNNNNNNNNNNNNNNNNNNNNNNNNNNNNNNNNNNNNNNNNNNNNNNNNNNNNNNNNNNNNNNNNNNNNNNNNNNNNNNNNNNNNNNNNNNNNNNNNNNNNNNNNNNNNNNNNNNNNNNNNNNNNNNNNNNNNNNNNNNNNNNNNNNNNNNNNNNNNNNNNNNNNNNNNNNNNNNNNNNNNNNNNNNNNNNNNNNNNNNNNNNNNNNNNNNNNNNNNNNNNNNNNNNNNNNNNNNNNNNNNNNNNNNNNNNNNNNNNNNNNNNNNNNNNNNNNNNNNNNNNNNNNNNNNNNNNNNNNNNNNNNNNNNNNNNNNNNNNNNNNNNNNNNNNNNNNNNNNNNNNNNNNNNNNNNNNNNNNNNNNNNNNNNNNNNNNNNNNNNNNNNNNNNNNNNNNNNNNNNNNNNNNNNNNNNNNNNNNNNNNNNNNNNNNNNNNNNNNNNNNNNNNNNNNNNNNNNNNNNNNNNNNNNNNNNNNNNNNNNNNNNNNNNNNNNNNNNNNNNNNNNNNNNNNNNNNNNNNNNNNNNNNNNNNNNNNNNNNNNNNNNNNNNNNNNNNNNNNNNNNNNNNNNNNNNNNNNNNNNNNNNNNNNNNNNNNNNNNNNNNNNNNNNNNNNNNNNNNNNNNNNNNNNNNNNNNNNNNNNNNNNNNNNNNNNNNNNNNNNNNNNNNNNNNNNNNNNNNNNNNNNNNNNNNNNNNNNNNNNNNNNNNNNNNNNNNNNNNNNNNNNNNNNNNNNNNNNNNNNNNNNNNNNNNNNNNNNNNNNNNNNNNNNNNNNNNNNNNNNNNNNNNNNNNNNNNNNNNNNNNNNNNNNNNNNNNNNNNNNNNNNNNNNNNNNNNNNNNNNNNNNNNNNNNNNNNNNNNNNNNNNNNNNNNNNNNNNNNNNNNNNNNNNNNNNNNNNNNNNNNNNNNNNNNNNNNNNNNNNNNNNNNNNNNNNNNNNNNNNNNNNNNNNNNNNNNNNNNNNNNNNNNNNNNNNNNNNNNNNNNNNNNNNNNNNNNNNNNNNNNNNNNNNNNNNNNNNNNNNNNNNNNNNNNNNNNNNNNNNNNNNNNNNNNNNNNNNNNNNNNNNNNNNNNNNNNNNNNNNNNNNNNNNNNNNNNNNNNNNNNNNNNNNNNNNNNNNNNNNNNNNNNNNNNNNNNNNNNNNNNNNNNNNNNNNNNNNNNNNNNNNNNNNNNNNNNNNNNNNNNNNNNNNNNNNNNNNNNNNNNNNNNNNNNNNNNNNNNNNNNNNNNNNNNNNNNNNNNNNNNNNNNNNNNNNNNNNNNNNNNNNNNNNNNNNNNNNNNNNNNNNNNNNNNNNNNNNNNNNNNNNNNNNNNNNNNNNNNNNNNNNNNNNNNNNNNNNNNNNNNNNNNNNNNNNNNNNNNNNNNNNNNNNNNNNNNNNNNNNNNNNNNNNNNNNNNNNNNNNNNNNNNNNNNNNNNNNNNNNNNNNNNNNNNNNNNNNNNNNNNNNNNNNNNNNNNNNNNNNNNNNNNNNNNNNNNNNNNNNNNNNNNNNNNNNNNNNNNNNNNNNNNNNNNNNNNNNNNNNNNNNNNNNNNNNNNNNNNNNNNNNNNNNNNNNNNNNNNNNNNNNNNNNNNNNNNNNNNNNNNNNNNNNNNNNNNNNNNNNNNNNNNNNNNNNNNNNNNNNNNNNNNNNNNNNNNNNNNNNNNNNNNNNNNNNNNNNNNNNNNNNNNNNNNNNNNNNNNNNNNNNNNNNNNNNNNNNNNNNNNNNNNNNNNNNNNNNNNNNNNNNNNNNNNNNNNNNNNNNNNNNNNNNNNNNNNNNNNNNNNNNNNNNNNNNNNNNNNNNNNNNNNNNNNNNNNNNNNNNNNNNNNNNNNNNNNNNNNNNNNNNNNNNNNNNNNNNNNNNNNNNNNNNNNNNNNNNNNNNNNNNNNNNNNNNNNNNNNNNNNNNNNNNNNNNNNNNNNNNNNNNNNNNNNNNNNNNNNNNNNNNNNNNNNNNNNNNNNNNNNNNNNNNNNNNNNNNNNNNNNNNNNNNNNNNNNNNNNNNNNNNNNNNNNNNNNNNNNNNNNNNNNNNNNNNNNNNNNNNNNNNNNNNNNNNNNNNNNNNNNNNNNNNNNNNNNNNNNNNNNNNNNNNNNNNNNNNNNNNNNNNNNNNNNNNNNNNNNNNNNNNNNNNNNNNNNNNNNNNNNNNNNNNNNNNNNNNNNNNNNNNNNNNNNNNNNNNNNNNNNNNNNNNNNNNNNNNNNNNNNNNNNNNNNNNNNNNNNNNNNNNNNNNNNNNNNNNNNNNNNNNNNNNNNNNNNNNNNNNNNNNNNNNNNNNNNNNNNNNNNNNNNNNNNNNNNNNNNNNNNNNNNNNNNNNNNNNNNNNNNNNNNNNNNNNNNNNNNNNNNNNNNNNNNNNNNNNNNNNNNNNNNNNNNNNNNNNNNNNNNNNNNNNNNNNNNNNNNNNNNNNNNNNNNNNNNNNNNNNNNNNNNNNNNNNNNNNNNNNNNNNNNNNNNNNNNNNNNNNNNNNNNNNNNNNNNNNNNNNNNNNNNNNNNNNNNNNNNNNNNNNNNNNNNNNNNNNNNNN from Helianthus annuus cultivar XRQ/B chromosome 10, HanXRQr2.0-SUNRISE, whole genome shotgun sequence harbors:
- the LOC110882678 gene encoding GATA zinc finger domain-containing protein 14-like, producing the protein MENEKNAKFKTQNIQNDQPSVGNNSRPPTPPFQNCGQNHNNQQTPTPPHQNQNRHNPLPPNLNNRNVNPNRGVNQNRGNPANEDQFLNLDDLRNVIPDDEPFSVPGYQSPEHVSIHSEYSDDAGNYDERVEDDIWGDVNAKNLYNARGFENEDFGYQNANYVGNNEGYGYGRNDRYDNNRQSRNNNQRNQDDGYYNNNNNVNRKRIPQFVGGGNQGGDRGGYRRGNRRPGD